One Heliomicrobium gestii DNA window includes the following coding sequences:
- a CDS encoding MASE3 domain-containing protein, whose product MRQWVELLGEPIRTRALSKTMTMMKSRIDFAYMAVFVLAFLSTVALFPVWKSHHAAVHAFVELLCVLFSLSGFLITWILFEKGTPGSHLFGFGFLSIGLFTFFHIFAFLGLFSSPIDRHDLTVRYWIMERIVEAMVILSASEGISIRLNRWVWLSITLLGTLSISLALLAYPGLFPITFLEGQGSTPAKMLIELMITGLFLFCLILQLEQKPVKRSGYKRYVLLALLLALPVGLLSAGFMSMLSFDGLLIHILKVFYYALLFMGLFVNMITEPHRELSMASERFLKIFHSSPASISIVSIDGYRYIDVNGAWEKLTGYSREEVIGKSQRDFICLDQEIHRAIANRPVQNIMGVFTTKAGEIREGLITTEVTELDGVPCLIYATIDVTEKNKFERELSRLDRLDLVGQMAAGIGHEIRNPLTTVRGFLQLFGAKKGMEGYGEYFDLMISELDRANEIITEFLSLAKNKPKQVKIQDMNQIISSLHPLLMAQAFKRDQQLITELGNVAALALDEHEIRQLLLNLVNNAFDAMEKGGTVTIQTYSEGDQVILAVCDEGTGIAKEIQSQIGIPFFTTKDYGTGLGLATCYTIAERHHGRIDYQTGPEGTTFYVAFPSAEKRERTADEGDRSGESGYGAENSRMERAS is encoded by the coding sequence GTGAGACAATGGGTCGAACTTCTCGGGGAACCAATCCGAACGAGGGCGCTATCGAAGACGATGACGATGATGAAGTCAAGGATTGATTTTGCCTATATGGCGGTGTTCGTGTTGGCGTTTCTGTCAACGGTGGCCTTATTCCCGGTCTGGAAGAGCCACCATGCTGCCGTGCATGCCTTCGTCGAACTCCTCTGCGTGCTGTTTTCGCTATCAGGTTTTCTGATCACCTGGATTCTCTTTGAGAAAGGGACGCCGGGAAGCCATCTTTTCGGCTTTGGATTCCTGTCCATCGGTCTCTTTACTTTTTTTCATATCTTTGCGTTTCTCGGGCTATTCTCAAGCCCTATCGACAGACACGATCTCACGGTCCGCTACTGGATCATGGAACGGATTGTTGAAGCGATGGTCATTCTCAGCGCATCGGAAGGGATATCGATCCGTTTAAACCGCTGGGTGTGGCTCTCCATCACCTTGTTGGGGACATTGTCGATATCATTGGCCCTCTTGGCCTATCCCGGCCTCTTCCCGATCACTTTTCTTGAGGGACAAGGAAGCACACCGGCAAAAATGCTGATCGAGCTCATGATTACGGGTCTATTTCTTTTCTGCTTGATCCTTCAGTTGGAGCAGAAACCGGTGAAGCGCAGCGGATACAAACGGTATGTCCTGTTGGCCTTGCTGCTGGCGCTACCGGTAGGGCTGCTGTCAGCCGGTTTTATGTCCATGCTTTCCTTTGACGGCTTGCTCATCCACATCCTGAAAGTCTTCTACTACGCCCTTTTATTTATGGGGCTCTTTGTCAATATGATCACAGAGCCGCACCGGGAACTGTCCATGGCGTCGGAACGCTTTTTAAAAATTTTCCATTCCAGCCCGGCGAGCATCTCCATTGTCTCCATCGACGGGTATCGTTACATTGATGTGAATGGCGCCTGGGAGAAACTGACCGGCTATTCCCGAGAAGAAGTCATCGGCAAAAGTCAACGGGATTTTATTTGCCTCGATCAGGAGATACACCGGGCCATCGCCAATCGACCTGTGCAGAACATCATGGGCGTATTCACCACCAAGGCGGGTGAGATCCGGGAAGGCCTGATCACCACCGAGGTGACCGAGTTGGATGGCGTTCCCTGCCTGATCTACGCCACCATCGACGTGACGGAGAAGAACAAATTCGAGCGGGAGTTGTCGCGCCTTGATCGATTGGATCTGGTCGGGCAGATGGCGGCCGGGATCGGCCACGAGATCCGAAACCCGTTGACGACGGTGCGGGGGTTTCTCCAGCTATTTGGCGCTAAAAAAGGCATGGAGGGATATGGCGAGTATTTCGACTTGATGATCAGCGAATTGGACCGGGCGAACGAGATCATCACCGAATTTCTCTCCCTCGCCAAAAACAAGCCGAAACAAGTCAAGATCCAGGACATGAACCAGATCATCAGCAGTTTGCATCCCTTATTGATGGCCCAAGCCTTCAAAAGAGACCAACAATTGATCACAGAGTTGGGAAACGTCGCTGCTCTGGCCTTGGATGAGCACGAAATCCGCCAACTGCTCCTGAACCTCGTCAACAATGCCTTTGACGCGATGGAAAAAGGCGGAACAGTGACGATCCAAACCTACAGCGAGGGTGATCAGGTCATACTGGCCGTCTGTGATGAGGGAACAGGGATAGCGAAAGAGATCCAAAGCCAGATCGGCATCCCCTTTTTTACAACGAAAGACTATGGAACCGGATTGGGGCTTGCCACCTGTTATACCATCGCCGAGCGCCATCATGGACGGATCGACTATCAAACCGGCCCCGAAGGCACCACCTTCTATGTCGCCTTTCCGAGCGCAGAGAAAAGAGAGCGGACGGCCGACGAAGGAGACAGGAGCGGCGAGAGCGGGTATGGGGCAGAGAACAGCAGGATGGAGAGAGCGTCGTAA
- a CDS encoding VOC family protein: MKIKLASVFVDDQDKALTFYTEVLGFVKKSDVSVGDYKWLTVVSPEGPDDIELVLEPNVNPAAKTYQTALFAQGIPLTAFFVDDIEAEYARMTALGVVFRKKPTKMEWGSFAIFEDTCGNHIQIQQV; this comes from the coding sequence ATGAAGATCAAACTTGCCAGTGTATTTGTGGACGATCAAGATAAGGCGCTGACGTTTTATACAGAGGTATTGGGTTTTGTTAAAAAATCAGACGTCTCGGTCGGCGACTATAAATGGTTAACCGTTGTCTCTCCGGAAGGGCCTGACGATATCGAGTTGGTCCTTGAGCCAAACGTCAATCCTGCTGCCAAGACCTATCAGACAGCGCTGTTTGCGCAAGGGATACCCCTCACGGCCTTTTTTGTGGACGATATTGAGGCAGAATACGCGAGAATGACGGCGTTGGGAGTGGTGTTCCGTAAGAAACCGACAAAAATGGAGTGGGGATCCTTCGCCATCTTTGAAGATACTTGTGGAAACCATATCCAGATTCAACAGGTCTAA
- a CDS encoding zinc-dependent alcohol dehydrogenase, which produces MLAVTYQGIKDVKVKEVKDPEIEHPEDILVRITSTAICGSDLHLIHGMVPNMPEDYIIGHEPMGIVEEVGPDVRKVKKGDRVIIPFTMACGHCWYCEHQLESLCDNSNPHGEAGGFLGYSETFGGYAGGQAEMLRVPYGNFTPFVVPPGCEMEDEKILFLSDILPTAWWSVENAGVKKDDTVVVLGCGPVGLLAQKFCWLQGAKRVIAVDYIGYRLDHAKKTNHVETFDFTKAEHPGEHLKEMTNGGADVVIDCVGMDGKMSAWEMVETALKLQGGALGAVNLATQAVRKAGTIQLTGVYGMRYNAFPLGDLFARNVTLKMGQAPAIHYMWGLYRRIERGEFDPTDIITHRLPLTEAEYGYTVFDAKKDDCIKVVLKPSGVH; this is translated from the coding sequence ATGCTTGCCGTCACCTACCAAGGCATCAAAGACGTGAAAGTCAAGGAAGTCAAGGATCCGGAGATCGAGCATCCCGAAGACATCCTCGTTCGCATCACCTCGACGGCCATCTGCGGCTCCGATCTGCACCTGATCCATGGGATGGTGCCAAACATGCCGGAAGACTACATCATCGGCCATGAGCCGATGGGGATCGTGGAAGAGGTCGGTCCTGATGTGCGTAAGGTGAAGAAGGGCGATCGCGTCATCATCCCCTTCACCATGGCCTGCGGCCATTGCTGGTACTGCGAACACCAGTTGGAGAGCCTCTGCGACAACTCGAATCCCCACGGCGAGGCCGGCGGTTTTCTGGGCTACTCAGAGACCTTCGGCGGCTATGCCGGCGGGCAGGCCGAGATGCTCCGGGTTCCCTACGGGAATTTCACGCCTTTCGTCGTTCCGCCCGGCTGTGAGATGGAAGACGAGAAGATCCTCTTTCTCTCGGACATCTTGCCAACGGCGTGGTGGAGCGTCGAAAACGCCGGCGTGAAAAAAGACGACACCGTTGTCGTCCTCGGCTGCGGTCCTGTGGGGCTCCTGGCCCAGAAATTTTGCTGGCTCCAAGGGGCCAAACGGGTCATCGCCGTCGACTACATCGGTTATCGTCTCGACCACGCCAAAAAGACGAACCATGTGGAAACCTTTGATTTCACCAAGGCGGAGCATCCCGGCGAACACCTGAAGGAGATGACCAACGGCGGCGCCGACGTGGTGATCGACTGTGTGGGCATGGACGGCAAGATGTCGGCATGGGAGATGGTGGAGACGGCCTTGAAACTCCAGGGCGGCGCCCTGGGCGCTGTCAACTTGGCGACGCAGGCGGTGCGCAAGGCCGGCACGATCCAACTGACCGGCGTCTACGGCATGCGCTACAACGCCTTCCCCTTGGGCGATCTCTTCGCCCGCAACGTCACCTTGAAAATGGGGCAGGCGCCGGCCATCCACTACATGTGGGGGCTCTACCGGCGGATCGAGCGGGGGGAATTCGATCCGACAGACATCATCACCCACCGGCTGCCCCTGACAGAGGCGGAGTATGGCTACACCGTCTTTGACGCCAAAAAGGATGATTGCATCAAGGTGGTTCTGAAACCGTCTGGGGTGCATTAA
- the fliD gene encoding flagellar filament capping protein FliD: MVGPVNSVGLSRYIGAYRTSLVSSLTSPAASAYTPFVPSVTPGSTLLANRNRYLSTVQTARDQFVDLAKQAKDLAGSENVFDRRSVDAGGSAAVAGTAAKHAAFAAYNVGVSQVAKAQENTGSAFTATALSGDAGFAAGTNKFTITGNGVSRSVAVDVSAGDTAKTVLQKMADAINNAAAGVTAQVVNTTSGGVAKSQLKLTGQKTGTDNAFTITDTVGSLVSASDADNQTTTAQNAQYTVNGAAFTSQSNEVKLDAGKVNLTLKATTVGDVAVKVGYDNGAITDEINGFVKSFNSTSNVLQKNASLLSSTLSRGMDRYVSDSRNELKDMGITVTSGNQLKVDADKLKSALADNPNRVEETMAGYSGFAYKVGQFAQGVSSTSPSSLAAPAVRYGGGSMNSLTRQQLGMYMQNANLGLFMPQMFGTGSFYDSYI, from the coding sequence ATGGTCGGTCCAGTCAATTCTGTCGGGTTAAGCCGGTATATCGGCGCCTATCGGACATCGCTGGTGAGTTCGCTGACCTCGCCTGCCGCTTCCGCATACACGCCTTTTGTGCCATCTGTCACACCGGGATCGACGCTGCTGGCAAACCGCAACCGCTACCTTTCGACGGTGCAAACCGCCCGGGATCAATTCGTTGACCTGGCAAAGCAGGCGAAGGATCTCGCAGGCAGCGAAAACGTCTTTGACCGGCGGAGCGTTGACGCGGGCGGCTCTGCCGCTGTGGCCGGCACAGCCGCGAAGCATGCCGCCTTTGCCGCCTACAATGTGGGTGTCTCGCAAGTGGCCAAAGCCCAAGAGAACACCGGCAGCGCCTTTACAGCGACCGCCCTTTCCGGCGACGCCGGATTTGCGGCGGGAACGAACAAGTTCACCATCACCGGCAACGGTGTCAGCCGGAGTGTGGCCGTCGATGTAAGCGCCGGCGATACGGCGAAGACGGTCCTGCAAAAGATGGCCGACGCCATCAACAACGCTGCTGCGGGCGTCACCGCCCAGGTGGTCAATACGACCTCCGGCGGCGTGGCGAAGAGCCAACTCAAGTTGACCGGGCAAAAAACCGGAACCGACAACGCCTTTACGATCACAGACACGGTGGGCAGCCTGGTCTCAGCCAGCGACGCCGATAACCAGACGACAACCGCTCAGAACGCTCAATATACAGTGAACGGCGCGGCCTTTACGAGCCAGAGCAACGAAGTGAAGCTCGACGCGGGCAAGGTCAACCTTACCCTGAAGGCGACCACGGTCGGCGATGTGGCGGTGAAGGTCGGCTACGACAACGGCGCGATCACCGACGAGATCAACGGTTTTGTCAAATCCTTTAACAGCACCAGCAATGTGCTCCAGAAAAACGCCAGCCTGCTCAGTTCCACCTTGAGCCGGGGGATGGATCGCTACGTCTCCGACAGCCGCAACGAGCTGAAGGATATGGGCATCACCGTCACCTCCGGCAACCAGTTGAAGGTGGACGCCGATAAGCTGAAATCCGCGTTAGCCGACAACCCCAACCGCGTTGAAGAGACGATGGCCGGGTACAGCGGCTTTGCCTACAAGGTCGGCCAGTTCGCCCAGGGTGTCTCTTCCACGTCCCCGTCGTCGCTGGCGGCGCCGGCTGTCCGGTATGGCGGCGGGAGCATGAACAGCCTGACGCGCCAGCAACTGGGCATGTACATGCAAAATGCGAATCTGGGCCTCTTTATGCCGCAGATGTTTGGCACAGGCAGTTTTTACGACTCCTATATCTGA
- a CDS encoding DEAD/DEAH box helicase family protein, giving the protein MAQSGFIESEDLFFELFAETFGLDKLQYLVPEYPFEDIYGYPRRIDYALMSGVEKYALEIDGQRYHDPTQVAKDKFIDDLIRQNSLVYQGWTVYRWAYRQLTQSREQVKSELVQFLGHNPLLQLWAEFLPHQRAGEVASGDLELREHQAVALDELARLRREGKTLALLTHATGTGKTTTAVLDAKRVGLPVLFLAHTRELVEQAAHTFVRLWPEAEVTIEDGDGRRSLARGKESLKRREGCDAAGSDEHEKDVFAGKVTVSSVQYVSRNLSQYAPEQFGYLVIDEAHHATSRTYKEVIGHFKTRFLLGLTATPERMDGQSLLDIFQHVAHRMDLKTAIELGELVPIRCVRVKTNVDLSSVRFNGFRYQAKDLEEKLRIPERDRLIVQTYLELTPGERAVVFCVNVAHAERLAELFCAAGVEARSVSGRQSRVERQQILSDYGAGAIQVLCACDILNEGWDSPETRVLLMARPTLSKVIYLQQLGRGTRKAPGKESLLVVDFVDNGNRYNQGVSLHRLFKIREYMAGRLALAPVERIAEERAAWEATRVSQDLPEAFAHLHLWLKDIEVVDLFDWQHAIEHMWSHRRLAMELGVSDDTVINWVRKGKVVADHVVPLGKRTFYYFEPERAEEIRRVTNTPPRLPIYDEFFLFVRQADRVFSYKPVLLAAMIELADTGGRVGVDRLVERFASFYQERQRCGLPVEAPKAKMARIENLTNDEIRVVLFEMPFEKFERKGYFRRCRELTEVEWHPSLWAKLTVADKATLLSEAELQIEDYYSRRVAPKR; this is encoded by the coding sequence ATGGCTCAAAGCGGTTTTATAGAGTCGGAAGACCTCTTCTTCGAACTCTTTGCCGAAACCTTCGGCCTCGACAAACTCCAATACCTCGTCCCGGAATACCCCTTCGAGGACATCTACGGCTACCCGAGACGCATTGACTATGCGCTGATGAGCGGCGTGGAAAAGTATGCCCTTGAGATCGATGGGCAGCGCTACCACGATCCCACACAGGTGGCGAAAGACAAGTTTATCGACGATCTGATCCGTCAAAACAGCCTCGTCTACCAAGGCTGGACGGTTTATCGCTGGGCCTACCGGCAATTGACCCAAAGCCGGGAACAGGTGAAAAGCGAACTGGTGCAGTTCTTGGGGCACAACCCATTGCTTCAGTTGTGGGCCGAGTTTTTGCCGCATCAGCGGGCGGGCGAGGTCGCCTCTGGAGATTTAGAACTGCGCGAACACCAAGCGGTCGCGTTGGATGAACTTGCGAGGCTGCGCCGGGAGGGGAAGACGCTCGCCCTGTTGACCCACGCTACGGGAACGGGGAAGACGACCACGGCTGTTTTAGACGCCAAGCGAGTCGGGTTGCCGGTGCTCTTCCTCGCTCACACCCGCGAATTGGTCGAGCAGGCCGCCCATACCTTCGTCCGGCTTTGGCCGGAGGCGGAAGTGACTATAGAAGATGGTGACGGACGCCGTAGCCTCGCCAGAGGCAAGGAGAGCCTGAAAAGGCGAGAAGGGTGCGACGCTGCCGGCTCGGATGAGCATGAAAAGGATGTTTTCGCGGGAAAAGTCACCGTAAGCAGTGTTCAATACGTAAGTCGCAACCTCTCCCAATATGCTCCTGAACAGTTTGGCTATCTTGTCATCGATGAAGCCCATCATGCCACATCCCGTACATACAAGGAAGTCATCGGCCACTTCAAAACGCGCTTCTTGCTTGGGTTGACGGCCACGCCAGAACGAATGGACGGTCAGTCCCTGCTCGATATCTTTCAGCATGTGGCCCACCGGATGGATTTGAAAACAGCGATCGAACTGGGGGAACTCGTCCCCATCCGCTGTGTCCGCGTCAAGACCAACGTCGATTTATCGTCTGTGCGCTTCAATGGGTTTCGCTACCAGGCCAAGGACTTGGAGGAAAAACTGCGCATCCCTGAGCGTGATCGTCTGATTGTGCAGACCTACCTTGAACTGACGCCTGGGGAGCGAGCGGTCGTCTTTTGCGTCAATGTCGCTCACGCCGAGAGGCTGGCAGAATTGTTCTGCGCCGCAGGGGTTGAGGCCAGATCCGTCTCGGGTCGGCAGAGTCGGGTGGAACGCCAGCAGATCCTCTCCGACTATGGGGCGGGCGCCATTCAAGTGCTTTGCGCCTGCGACATCCTCAACGAAGGGTGGGACAGCCCGGAGACGCGGGTGCTCTTGATGGCCCGGCCAACCTTGTCCAAGGTGATCTACCTCCAGCAGTTGGGGCGGGGCACACGGAAAGCGCCTGGAAAAGAGTCCTTGCTGGTTGTCGACTTTGTCGATAACGGAAACCGGTACAACCAGGGCGTGAGCTTGCATCGGCTGTTTAAGATCCGCGAGTATATGGCCGGTCGTCTGGCTCTCGCTCCTGTCGAGCGGATTGCCGAAGAGCGGGCAGCCTGGGAAGCGACCCGGGTCAGCCAGGATCTGCCCGAGGCCTTTGCCCACCTGCACCTTTGGCTGAAAGACATCGAAGTGGTCGATCTCTTTGATTGGCAGCATGCTATTGAGCATATGTGGAGCCACCGCCGCTTGGCGATGGAGTTGGGTGTTTCCGATGATACGGTGATCAATTGGGTGAGGAAGGGGAAAGTGGTGGCCGATCATGTGGTTCCCCTCGGCAAGCGCACCTTCTATTACTTTGAGCCTGAACGCGCCGAAGAGATCCGGCGCGTGACAAACACGCCGCCACGGCTTCCGATCTATGACGAGTTTTTCCTTTTTGTGCGCCAGGCCGATCGGGTCTTTTCCTATAAACCGGTTCTGCTGGCGGCGATGATCGAATTGGCCGATACCGGCGGCCGGGTTGGTGTGGACCGCCTTGTGGAACGCTTTGCGAGCTTCTATCAAGAACGACAACGCTGTGGATTGCCTGTCGAAGCGCCCAAGGCGAAGATGGCGCGGATAGAGAATCTGACGAACGACGAGATCCGCGTCGTGTTGTTCGAAATGCCCTTTGAAAAGTTCGAACGAAAAGGATACTTCCGCCGTTGTCGCGAATTGACGGAAGTAGAGTGGCATCCATCTTTGTGGGCCAAGCTCACTGTTGCTGATAAAGCAACACTCCTGAGTGAGGCCGAGTTGCAGATTGAGGACTATTATTCAAGGCGGGTTGCGCCGAAGAGATAG
- a CDS encoding methyl-accepting chemotaxis protein, whose translation MSQLTIKKKIIIATLLSVLLSTTAIGALIYKSYNDEIVAYSQEQLKISDENFNRLMQGDVAMLSSTLDALMQNPQIAEIYQRRDRDALYAAVSPLFQQLRERYRITHWYFHTPESDRKAFLRVHQKETFDDEIKRITYLKAIETKKTASGLELGKTAFALRVVSPYYQQGQLIGYMELGEEVDHFLGSLKQQSGYEYGMLIKKNYLDSAEWAKLRKNRGLANNWDDQSDVVLVDQTFDASAAFAYAANVEDLPDNGQVVKDVKDNGAIYTKAIFPIFDAGHKKVGAVVVLRDMTAAYQEMQKKMALQIGVVLLINIAVIYILTRLIYRPIVDLAALAKELASGNLNVLRDDSEHRGDEIGELKSAIAVNVNDMRNLIAHIQEKSVKVQELSSHLNRSFQEISDVTEEVSLSTQALAAGAATQAEEAMQARDLAGQMIEISQVVDRERKNLVQIVSKTVSLTDDGNAKIHDAVAKMQVIADTNAETVDQIKTLEQRSQEIGSIVDMITAIAAQTNMLALNAAIEAARAGEMGRGFGVVAEEVNKLAGESGSAARQIAERIGGIQNLIQHITENIHAGAGQIDEGVHVANLAGHGFQQIAQSVGRFLSEVDKLNQATEELVNKSQVVMNVITHVAAVTDDSKKSTENISAATEEQSATMQDISGTSQKMASMSTELLEVVGKFRV comes from the coding sequence ATGAGTCAACTGACCATCAAGAAAAAAATCATCATCGCCACACTGCTATCTGTCCTGCTGAGCACAACCGCCATCGGCGCATTGATTTACAAGTCCTACAACGATGAGATCGTTGCCTACAGCCAAGAACAGCTAAAGATCTCTGACGAGAATTTCAACCGCCTGATGCAGGGCGATGTGGCCATGTTGTCTTCGACGTTGGACGCCCTGATGCAGAATCCGCAGATCGCCGAGATCTATCAACGGCGGGATCGGGATGCCCTCTACGCCGCCGTGTCGCCCCTGTTTCAGCAACTCCGGGAGCGATACCGCATCACCCACTGGTATTTCCATACACCGGAGTCAGACCGAAAAGCCTTCCTGCGCGTCCACCAAAAAGAAACCTTTGACGACGAGATCAAGCGCATCACCTACCTGAAGGCGATCGAGACGAAGAAAACCGCTTCCGGGCTGGAGCTCGGCAAGACCGCCTTTGCCCTGCGCGTCGTCTCGCCCTACTACCAGCAGGGGCAGTTGATCGGTTATATGGAACTGGGCGAGGAGGTCGACCACTTCCTGGGCAGCCTCAAGCAGCAATCGGGCTATGAGTATGGGATGCTGATCAAGAAAAATTATCTGGATTCTGCTGAATGGGCCAAACTGCGGAAAAACCGGGGTTTGGCCAACAACTGGGACGATCAGTCCGATGTGGTCTTGGTCGACCAAACCTTTGACGCGTCGGCGGCTTTCGCCTACGCCGCTAATGTGGAGGATCTGCCGGACAACGGCCAGGTCGTCAAGGATGTAAAAGACAACGGCGCCATATACACCAAAGCCATTTTTCCCATCTTCGACGCAGGCCACAAAAAAGTGGGCGCCGTCGTCGTCCTGCGCGACATGACCGCCGCCTACCAGGAGATGCAGAAAAAGATGGCCCTGCAGATCGGTGTGGTGTTGCTGATCAACATCGCCGTGATTTACATACTGACTCGCCTGATCTATCGTCCCATCGTCGACCTGGCCGCACTGGCCAAAGAGCTGGCGTCGGGTAACCTGAACGTGTTGCGCGATGACAGCGAACACAGGGGCGATGAGATCGGAGAATTGAAAAGCGCCATCGCCGTCAACGTCAACGACATGCGCAACCTGATCGCCCATATCCAAGAAAAATCAGTGAAGGTGCAGGAACTTTCGAGCCATCTCAATAGATCCTTCCAGGAGATCAGCGACGTCACGGAAGAGGTCTCCCTCAGCACCCAGGCGTTGGCCGCCGGCGCCGCCACCCAGGCAGAGGAGGCCATGCAGGCCCGGGATCTGGCGGGACAGATGATCGAGATCAGCCAGGTGGTGGACAGGGAACGGAAGAACCTCGTTCAGATCGTGAGCAAAACGGTCAGCCTGACAGACGACGGCAACGCCAAGATTCACGATGCCGTCGCCAAGATGCAGGTGATCGCCGACACCAATGCGGAGACGGTGGACCAGATCAAGACGCTCGAACAACGCTCCCAGGAAATCGGCTCCATCGTCGACATGATCACCGCCATCGCCGCCCAGACGAACATGCTCGCATTGAACGCCGCCATCGAGGCCGCCCGCGCCGGTGAAATGGGACGGGGCTTTGGCGTCGTCGCCGAAGAGGTCAACAAACTGGCCGGTGAATCGGGCTCTGCGGCCCGGCAGATCGCCGAACGGATCGGCGGCATCCAAAACCTGATCCAGCATATCACGGAAAACATCCACGCCGGCGCCGGCCAGATCGATGAGGGCGTTCACGTCGCCAACCTCGCCGGCCATGGCTTCCAGCAGATCGCCCAGTCAGTCGGCCGGTTCCTGAGTGAGGTCGATAAGCTGAATCAGGCCACAGAGGAACTGGTGAACAAGTCGCAGGTTGTCATGAACGTCATCACCCATGTGGCCGCCGTGACCGATGACTCGAAAAAATCCACCGAGAACATCTCGGCGGCCACGGAAGAGCAATCGGCGACCATGCAGGACATCAGCGGCACATCGCAGAAGATGGCGAGCATGTCGACGGAGTTGTTGGAGGTTGTGGGGAAGTTTAGGGTGTAG
- a CDS encoding nucleoside triphosphate pyrophosphohydrolase, whose protein sequence is MSTFPHNKLVRDLIPQIILRDGKYPEIRVADDAEYRELLLAKLQEELQEYLESGNPEELADILEVLIALSGCDGLSWAELVALADQKRQERGSFRERIVLMRVED, encoded by the coding sequence ATGTCCACCTTCCCCCACAACAAGCTCGTCCGCGACCTCATCCCCCAAATCATTCTCCGCGACGGCAAGTACCCTGAAATACGCGTTGCCGATGACGCCGAGTATCGCGAACTCCTCCTCGCCAAACTTCAAGAGGAGTTGCAGGAGTACCTCGAGTCCGGCAACCCGGAGGAATTGGCCGATATCCTGGAGGTCCTCATTGCGCTCTCCGGGTGTGACGGCCTCTCCTGGGCGGAACTCGTCGCGCTGGCTGATCAGAAGCGACAGGAACGAGGGTCCTTCCGGGAAAGAATTGTGCTGATGCGAGTGGAAGATTGA
- a CDS encoding GDSL-type esterase/lipase family protein has product MYETPAMFAVGDSLTWGFPYGPDDSWTAMVARTLACPVVNLGVNGATTDDMRRELINILPDVEPRSIVIITGGANDAYTLLSPAKSLRHYQDMVERILIARCLPVIGLTGPMSDEPFQTRLLEFRALMQDHLEVMLAPAMRQWGGQAPPVIDFFPSLVAADGRSLHPDLASGDCHPNRQGYARMGEAAVAALRPFVK; this is encoded by the coding sequence ATGTATGAGACACCGGCGATGTTTGCCGTTGGCGATTCGCTGACCTGGGGATTCCCCTACGGACCGGACGACTCCTGGACCGCTATGGTGGCGCGGACGCTCGCCTGCCCCGTTGTTAATCTGGGCGTCAACGGCGCGACGACCGATGATATGCGCCGCGAATTGATCAACATCCTGCCCGATGTGGAGCCCCGCTCCATCGTCATCATCACCGGCGGGGCCAATGACGCCTACACCCTCCTATCGCCGGCGAAAAGCCTGCGCCACTACCAGGACATGGTCGAACGGATCCTCATCGCCCGCTGCCTCCCGGTCATCGGATTGACCGGTCCCATGAGCGATGAGCCTTTCCAGACGCGCCTCCTGGAGTTTCGCGCCTTGATGCAGGATCACCTGGAGGTGATGCTGGCGCCGGCGATGCGGCAATGGGGGGGTCAGGCGCCGCCGGTGATCGATTTCTTCCCATCCCTTGTTGCCGCCGATGGCCGTTCCCTCCATCCCGACCTGGCCTCAGGCGATTGTCACCCGAACCGCCAGGGATACGCCCGCATGGGAGAGGCGGCGGTTGCCGCATTGCGACCGTTCGTAAAATAA